The Brachyhypopomus gauderio isolate BG-103 chromosome 7, BGAUD_0.2, whole genome shotgun sequence genome has a window encoding:
- the cops9 gene encoding COP9 signalosome complex subunit 9 codes for MKPAVDEMFPEGAGPYVDLDEAGGSTGLLMDLAANEKAVHSDFFNDFEDLFDDDDIQ; via the exons ATGAAACCAGCAGTCGACGAGATGTTCCCCGAAGGAGCCGGGCCGTATGTGGACCTGGACGAG GCAGGGGGCAGCACTGGACTGTTGATGGATTTGGCTGCTAATGAGAAAGCAGTACACTCAGACTTCTTCAATG ATTTTGAAGATCTCTTTGATGATGATGACATTCAGTAG